In Campylobacter showae, a single window of DNA contains:
- a CDS encoding virulence associated protein VapD, which produces MYAIAFDLKIDDLKKTYGEPYNRAYDEIRQELEALGFEWTQGSVYMSVAKENTLTTVYKAINRLSGIDWFKKSVRDIRAFKVEDWSDFTDIVKGN; this is translated from the coding sequence ATGTATGCTATAGCTTTTGATTTAAAGATCGATGACTTAAAAAAGACTTACGGGGAGCCTTATAACCGTGCATATGACGAAATAAGGCAGGAATTGGAAGCTCTGGGGTTTGAGTGGACTCAAGGTAGCGTTTACATGAGCGTAGCCAAGGAAAACACTTTAACGACGGTCTATAAAGCCATTAATCGTTTATCCGGGATCGATTGGTTTAAAAAATCAGTGCGAGATATACGCGCTTTTAAGGTCGAGGACTGGTCAGACTTTACCGACATCGTCAAGGGAAATTAG
- a CDS encoding mobilization protein, with product MIVKFLPSKSGGGIGSVNYVLNERVQQGTAKILKGDEAQTRAIISQISKKQKVCFGVLSFQESAARISEQTKLEIMADFERTLLGDFMKERVNILWVQHEDKGGRLELNFIIPKIDLVTGTSFNPFFYSKPDLTRIDLWKKAVNLEYGFSDPDDPGRKNTISASKKDIKNYANVEALDKTLHELVEAGIIKSRAQMLELLRDENIQISRETKNSITVILPGSTKKNRLQGGIYADFKDARELEERGAETIRRIRQYHNRDIQSEIQQYRDQINELVSKRDEYNIGEFELKTRKHRAKSRIDIQQDRRLSQADQRLQMDDLGSNGDIIRADRSRLGHMDNLEQNKPGNAVANSAGNEIRRENQEQKSDQLFPRNTQRESANGWQYGLHTHQDDRGLSDDDGIRRGIDNRKREIDAASQAIAPRVETRARLQQRSSDEAKRLESDRRKRNQRAAAEHQERIRERYRRLDEENTNQWTEYRAIRKRDDEIRKLYQDARRAVEQLFQRAKSTIGNLIEHAKRLILEQKEEQDREKRKRSGSGMGMSR from the coding sequence ATGATAGTCAAATTTCTACCCAGTAAAAGCGGCGGCGGTATAGGTAGCGTTAATTACGTCCTCAACGAAAGAGTACAGCAGGGTACGGCAAAAATTTTAAAGGGCGACGAGGCTCAAACTAGGGCTATCATAAGCCAAATTTCAAAAAAACAAAAGGTATGCTTCGGAGTTTTAAGCTTTCAAGAAAGCGCCGCAAGAATATCAGAACAAACTAAGCTAGAGATAATGGCTGACTTTGAACGCACGCTACTAGGCGACTTTATGAAAGAGCGCGTAAATATCTTGTGGGTGCAGCACGAAGACAAAGGCGGTAGGCTGGAGCTAAATTTCATCATCCCGAAAATAGACCTGGTCACGGGAACGAGCTTTAATCCGTTTTTCTACTCAAAACCCGACCTTACCAGGATCGATCTTTGGAAAAAAGCCGTAAATCTCGAATACGGCTTTAGCGATCCTGACGATCCTGGCAGAAAAAATACTATAAGCGCAAGCAAAAAAGACATTAAAAACTACGCAAACGTTGAAGCTTTGGATAAAACCTTACACGAGCTAGTAGAAGCTGGAATAATCAAAAGCAGGGCTCAAATGTTAGAACTGCTACGCGATGAAAATATACAAATCAGCCGGGAGACTAAAAACTCGATCACTGTGATCCTGCCGGGTAGTACCAAAAAAAATAGACTTCAAGGAGGAATTTATGCAGATTTCAAAGACGCTAGAGAGCTTGAAGAGCGCGGCGCAGAAACAATCCGAAGAATACGTCAATATCATAACCGAGATATTCAATCAGAAATTCAACAATACCGAGACCAAATTAACGAACTTGTATCAAAGCGAGATGAATACAATATCGGAGAATTTGAACTCAAAACTAGAAAGCATCGAGCAAAAAGCAGAATCGACATTCAGCAAGATAGAAGACTCAGCCAAGCAGACCAACGCCTACAAATGGACGACCTTGGCTCTAACGGCGATATTATTCGCGCTGATCGGAGCAGGCTCGGGCATATGGATAACCTGGAACAAAATAAACCCGGCAACGCAGTGGCAAATTCCGCAGGAAATGAGATACGTCGAGAGAACCAAGAGCAAAAAAGCGACCAATTATTTCCTCGAAATACCCAAAGAGAAAGTGCAAACGGATGGCAATATGGCTTACATACACATCAAGACGATCGAGGATTAAGCGATGATGACGGCATTAGAAGAGGAATTGATAACAGAAAACGAGAGATTGACGCAGCAAGTCAAGCAATTGCTCCTAGAGTTGAAACAAGAGCGAGACTACAGCAACGATCTAGCGATGAGGCTAAACGACTGGAAAGCGACAGACGAAAAAGAAATCAACGAGCTGCTGCAGAACATCAAGAACGAATACGAGAGCGTTATAGACGACTTGACGAAGAAAATACAAATCAATGGACAGAATATAGAGCTATTAGAAAAAGAGATGACGAGATACGAAAACTATATCAAGACGCAAGAAGAGCAGTTGAACAACTATTCCAGCGAGCTAAATCAACTATTGGCAACCTTATCGAGCATGCAAAACGGCTGATTCTCGAGCAAAAAGAGGAGCAAGACCGAGAAAAGCGCAAACGTAGCGGTAGCGGTATGGGAATGAGCAGATAA
- a CDS encoding plasmid mobilization protein — MTDDQNKSFPKSKKRAGKTRTITKIMRLTPEEWNKIQEKMDENGGVNFTKYAVNSMLSRSLTKTPLTKELILELSRQGNNLNQIATRLNKGESLDKVGLSIISRSFEALRGIYKLLNSKHQDEQKSKKR; from the coding sequence ATGACTGACGATCAGAACAAAAGCTTTCCAAAAAGCAAAAAAAGAGCTGGAAAAACTAGAACCATCACAAAAATAATGCGTCTTACGCCGGAGGAGTGGAATAAAATTCAAGAAAAAATGGATGAGAACGGGGGAGTAAATTTTACCAAATACGCCGTAAATTCGATGCTATCGCGATCTCTTACGAAAACGCCACTCACAAAAGAGCTTATCCTTGAGTTATCGCGCCAGGGTAATAACCTCAATCAAATCGCTACGAGGCTCAACAAGGGCGAAAGTCTTGACAAGGTAGGGTTAAGTATTATATCAAGGTCGTTTGAAGCCCTAAGGGGCATCTATAAGCTTCTAAACAGCAAACATCAAGACGAGCAAAAAAGCAAAAAACGATGA